In one Methanomassiliicoccales archaeon genomic region, the following are encoded:
- a CDS encoding type II/IV secretion system ATPase subunit — translation MAVSEKERAMAADAGLEERRSELKAGYMKLLLRMKKKPMKVRVASKVTTETDVITDIPPISDPNIDEVEINAVLDPYSFVRIKYDNMASEYLYEVIEPTLSEDERSLLDVLKSALIMTLNLTPLSTPKEKEVIVKEGTEELMRKFGISLNPISKERIFYYLRRDFIGYGVIDPMMVDPNVEDCSCDGVDIPFFIFHRKYGSIRSNIRFEKENELDSFVIWLAQKCGKHISVADPLLDATIPDGSRLNATLGKHVTKRGSSFTIRRFKENPFTPIDLLKFKTMSTDMMAYLWTATEYGSSMLVCGGTASGKTTTLNAVLLFIPPQMKIVSIEDTRELNLPHENWIPALTREGFGGKKSSSTGGIDMFDLLTSALRQRPQYLMVGEVRGKEAYVVFQAMATGKTAYSTFHAEDVQAMVHRMENDPINLPRALLTALDIVLLQAQVKVGTKMTRRVKSLTEIVGMDPETGELITNSVYTWNPADDTFNFSGHSYVYEKVRTIRNWSPREMEREVKRRVDILEYMKKSGFDNYRQVAKIISAYYKDPEKLGKEIREKLQQMG, via the coding sequence ATGGCAGTGAGCGAGAAGGAACGGGCCATGGCCGCGGACGCGGGTTTGGAGGAACGCAGGTCAGAGCTCAAGGCCGGCTATATGAAACTCCTCCTGCGGATGAAGAAGAAGCCCATGAAAGTGCGCGTCGCCAGCAAGGTGACGACCGAAACGGACGTGATCACCGATATCCCCCCGATCTCCGACCCCAACATCGACGAGGTGGAGATCAACGCCGTCCTCGACCCCTACAGCTTCGTCAGGATCAAATACGACAACATGGCCTCGGAGTACCTCTACGAGGTCATAGAACCCACGCTCTCTGAGGACGAACGCTCCTTGCTAGATGTGCTGAAGAGCGCCCTAATAATGACCCTGAACCTGACCCCGCTGAGCACGCCCAAGGAGAAAGAGGTCATCGTCAAGGAAGGCACGGAGGAGCTTATGCGCAAATTCGGCATAAGCCTCAACCCGATATCAAAGGAGCGCATCTTCTACTACCTGCGCCGAGATTTCATCGGGTATGGGGTCATCGACCCGATGATGGTCGATCCCAACGTGGAGGATTGCTCCTGTGATGGGGTGGACATTCCGTTCTTCATCTTCCATCGGAAATATGGCTCGATCCGCAGCAACATCAGGTTCGAGAAGGAGAACGAGCTTGATTCTTTCGTGATCTGGCTGGCGCAGAAGTGCGGCAAGCACATCTCCGTGGCCGATCCGCTGCTCGATGCCACCATACCTGACGGTTCGAGGCTGAACGCCACTCTAGGCAAGCACGTGACCAAGCGGGGTTCCTCTTTCACCATCAGGCGCTTCAAGGAGAACCCGTTCACTCCCATCGACCTGCTCAAGTTCAAGACCATGAGCACCGACATGATGGCCTACTTGTGGACCGCTACCGAGTACGGCAGCTCGATGCTGGTCTGCGGCGGCACCGCATCGGGCAAGACCACCACTTTGAACGCGGTATTGCTCTTCATCCCTCCGCAGATGAAGATCGTGAGCATCGAGGACACCCGTGAGCTGAACCTGCCGCACGAGAACTGGATCCCGGCGCTGACCAGGGAGGGCTTCGGCGGCAAGAAATCGTCTTCGACCGGAGGCATCGACATGTTCGACCTCCTCACCTCCGCCTTGAGGCAAAGGCCGCAGTACCTGATGGTCGGCGAGGTCCGAGGCAAGGAGGCCTATGTGGTGTTCCAGGCCATGGCCACGGGCAAGACCGCCTATTCCACTTTCCACGCAGAGGATGTGCAGGCGATGGTGCACCGCATGGAGAACGATCCTATAAATCTGCCCCGTGCTCTCTTGACCGCCCTGGACATCGTGCTGTTGCAGGCGCAGGTGAAGGTGGGCACCAAGATGACCCGGCGGGTGAAATCGCTCACGGAGATCGTGGGCATGGACCCGGAGACCGGCGAGCTGATCACCAACTCCGTCTATACTTGGAACCCGGCGGACGACACCTTCAACTTCTCCGGCCACTCCTACGTTTACGAGAAAGTGCGCACCATCCGCAACTGGTCGCCCAGGGAGATGGAGCGCGAGGTGAAACGCCGGGTGGACATCTTGGAATACATGAAGAAGTCCGGGTTCGACAACTATCGGCAGGTGGCCAAGATCATCTCCGCCTACTACAAGGACCCGGAGAAATTGGGCAAGGAGATACGAGAGAAACTGCAGCAGATGGGCTGA
- a CDS encoding type II/IV secretion system ATPase subunit: MKTIKKDRGAGEAQADAQEQAVDVDVPAGRATDRVRDSYLKLLRKMVPNRATRVRLPAGQVAQRVEWSKGRGSGITEIPKIEDPQIDVVEVYPVMEPYSYIRVTFNNENSEYLLETIEPLLDEKEQKLLELVRDTMQRTLGYEWEKLTELDKEEYLRESVESFIRTRGIRVDPVAKKKIGYYIIRDYMGYGPIDPLIRDEGIEDVSCDGVNVFLFTFHRKYESIRTQLKFDSEDKLNSFVVALAQRCGKQISVSNPILDGTTPEGHRVQATYSREVTTRGGTFTIRRFKEKPFTPVDLIKYGTASPEMIAYFWLGVEHGESMIICGGTASGKTATLNSIALFIPPGAKIVTMEDTREINLPHENWIPGTTRSGVGEKEASGKSPGEIDMYDLVRAALRQRPNYIIVGEVRGKETYIMFQAMATGHTTYSTMHADSVKSMVNRLENPPINCPRILLTALRNVIIQTHARVGTELVRRIKQVIEIVGFEPETNELITNTVYEWDQATDRFMYKGHSFLFDKIMEMKSMTHEQMLTEFNRRVDIVRYMVYRDITDHRKIWSLINSYYKEGDKTIVRVRKELQEGGLEVGA, from the coding sequence ATGAAGACCATCAAGAAGGACCGGGGGGCCGGTGAGGCCCAGGCGGACGCCCAAGAGCAGGCTGTGGACGTTGATGTGCCAGCCGGAAGGGCGACCGATAGGGTCCGCGATTCCTATCTGAAGCTTCTGCGCAAGATGGTACCGAACCGGGCCACCCGGGTCCGCCTCCCTGCTGGGCAGGTGGCGCAACGCGTCGAATGGTCCAAGGGACGAGGCTCGGGAATTACCGAGATCCCCAAGATCGAGGACCCCCAAATCGATGTGGTGGAGGTCTACCCGGTGATGGAGCCCTACAGTTACATCCGGGTCACCTTCAACAACGAGAACTCTGAGTATCTGCTAGAGACCATAGAACCGCTTTTGGACGAGAAGGAACAGAAGCTGCTGGAGCTCGTCCGCGACACCATGCAACGCACCCTTGGCTATGAGTGGGAGAAGCTCACCGAGCTCGACAAGGAGGAATACTTGCGGGAAAGCGTGGAGTCCTTCATTCGCACCCGGGGCATTCGGGTAGACCCTGTGGCCAAGAAGAAGATCGGATACTACATCATCCGCGATTATATGGGCTATGGCCCCATCGATCCGCTCATCAGAGATGAGGGCATAGAGGACGTTTCCTGCGACGGGGTCAACGTCTTTCTCTTCACATTCCATCGCAAGTACGAGAGCATCAGGACGCAACTGAAGTTCGACTCGGAGGATAAACTGAACTCGTTCGTCGTCGCTTTGGCTCAGAGATGCGGCAAGCAGATCTCCGTATCCAATCCTATCCTGGACGGCACGACCCCGGAAGGCCACCGCGTGCAGGCGACCTATTCTCGCGAGGTGACCACCAGAGGAGGCACCTTCACCATCCGCCGGTTCAAGGAGAAGCCTTTCACGCCCGTGGACCTTATCAAGTACGGCACCGCCAGCCCGGAGATGATCGCCTACTTCTGGCTTGGTGTGGAGCATGGGGAATCGATGATCATCTGCGGGGGCACCGCTTCGGGCAAGACGGCCACCCTCAACTCCATCGCTCTCTTCATCCCTCCCGGGGCGAAGATCGTCACCATGGAGGACACGCGCGAGATCAACCTGCCGCACGAGAACTGGATCCCTGGCACGACCCGCTCGGGGGTGGGGGAGAAGGAGGCCTCGGGCAAGTCACCGGGTGAGATCGACATGTACGATCTTGTTCGCGCGGCGTTGCGACAGAGGCCCAACTACATCATCGTGGGCGAGGTGCGTGGCAAGGAGACATACATCATGTTCCAGGCCATGGCCACCGGCCACACCACCTATTCCACCATGCACGCCGATTCGGTCAAGAGCATGGTCAACCGCCTGGAGAACCCACCTATCAACTGCCCCAGGATATTGCTCACTGCGCTGAGGAACGTGATCATCCAGACCCACGCACGCGTGGGCACGGAGCTGGTCCGACGGATCAAGCAGGTCATCGAGATCGTCGGCTTCGAGCCGGAGACCAACGAGCTCATCACCAATACCGTGTATGAGTGGGACCAGGCCACTGACCGGTTCATGTACAAGGGCCATTCCTTCCTTTTCGATAAGATCATGGAGATGAAATCCATGACCCATGAGCAGATGCTGACGGAGTTCAATCGCCGAGTGGACATCGTGCGCTACATGGTGTACCGCGACATCACCGACCACCGTAAGATCTGGTCCCTGATCAACTCCTACTACAAGGAGGGGGATAAGACGATCGTACGCGTGCGCAAGGAGCTACAGGAAGGGGGTCTGGAAGTTGGCGCCTGA
- a CDS encoding type II secretion system F family protein, producing the protein MAPEVSDIFARMESSKKGYLKTKTSEDVAEHWGPHMVRLPQGAVPEYVKLTKYQEFSWRTVGKMVKVRAKPNPKLELSLLQAHMRMRQEEFVAYVWMSVILVLVVAAVIALTLGGVFIAFLNIQAAYVLMFSLLIVIIPPVMAYVLLMSTPGSKAKRRSRDIDKRIGPAMSFISAMASADVNVDVIFKELSRQSIYGEIKTEAEWITRDTELLGIDILTAINKAAQRTPSSKFQEFLQGVVTTSTSGGQLKPYFLQKAEQFEKESKLDMRQQLESLGLMAETFVTVVVAFPLFLVVIMAIMAIVPGGGGSSSTTVMLLWAVVGLMIPFSQFGFIFFIWNSTKESSI; encoded by the coding sequence TTGGCGCCTGAGGTTTCCGACATATTTGCCAGGATGGAATCGTCCAAGAAGGGCTACCTGAAGACGAAGACCTCTGAGGATGTGGCCGAACATTGGGGACCGCATATGGTTCGACTACCGCAGGGTGCAGTCCCGGAATATGTCAAGCTCACCAAGTATCAGGAGTTCTCCTGGCGCACCGTGGGCAAGATGGTCAAGGTGCGCGCGAAGCCCAACCCCAAGCTCGAGCTGAGCCTGCTGCAAGCGCATATGCGAATGCGACAGGAGGAGTTCGTGGCCTATGTCTGGATGAGCGTCATCCTGGTATTGGTTGTGGCTGCGGTCATCGCGCTGACCCTGGGTGGGGTGTTCATCGCCTTCTTGAACATCCAGGCCGCCTATGTGTTGATGTTCTCTCTCCTCATCGTGATCATACCCCCGGTCATGGCCTACGTCTTGCTCATGTCCACTCCCGGAAGCAAGGCCAAGCGCAGATCCCGGGACATAGACAAGCGCATCGGACCGGCCATGAGCTTCATCTCAGCCATGGCCAGCGCGGACGTGAACGTGGATGTCATATTCAAAGAACTTTCCCGGCAGTCGATTTACGGGGAGATCAAGACCGAGGCGGAATGGATCACTCGAGATACGGAACTATTGGGCATAGATATCCTCACTGCCATCAACAAGGCGGCTCAGAGGACGCCCTCATCGAAGTTCCAGGAGTTCCTGCAAGGTGTCGTGACCACCTCCACCTCTGGTGGGCAGCTCAAGCCCTACTTCCTGCAGAAGGCGGAGCAGTTCGAGAAGGAATCGAAGCTGGACATGCGACAGCAGTTGGAGAGCTTGGGGCTCATGGCGGAGACCTTCGTCACCGTCGTGGTGGCCTTCCCCCTGTTCCTGGTGGTCATCATGGCCATCATGGCCATCGTGCCAGGCGGCGGAGGGAGTTCGAGTACTACGGTGATGCTGCTCTGGGCGGTGGTGGGACTGATGATACCATTCTCGCAGTTCGGGTTCATTTTCTTCATCTGGAACTCGACCAAGGAGTCGTCCATATAG
- a CDS encoding type II secretion system F family protein produces the protein MAEKDLLDLSELERSKKDLSRTLLLGGLVIAIIFFFIGALEAIGGINTGLLSIDYMAIGLMALCGPYGFYTTYRYNKVKAIESRLPDFLRDVAEAGRFGMTLAEAIKVASRGRYGGLTTEIRRMAAQIDWGVPAAEAIRLFSERVDTPLVRRMMAIIIKANDAGGNVADVLTMVAHDSREAMLAQEERRIAMATYTVVIYVSFMVFIATIFILNTTFLPKMLEAGSQVSKGAEAAGITNMPATIKTDIIPTVQFIFVVAVIIHAFGDGILAGVLQDGRIQNGMRHSFIMLLVGLIGTRLIG, from the coding sequence ATGGCAGAGAAAGACCTATTGGACCTGAGTGAGCTGGAACGGAGCAAGAAGGACCTGAGCCGCACATTGCTCCTTGGCGGCCTGGTGATTGCGATAATCTTCTTCTTCATAGGGGCCTTGGAAGCCATCGGCGGCATCAACACCGGCCTGCTATCGATCGACTACATGGCCATCGGCTTGATGGCCCTCTGCGGACCATATGGATTCTACACCACCTATCGCTACAATAAGGTGAAGGCGATCGAGTCTCGCCTGCCGGATTTCCTGAGGGATGTGGCCGAGGCTGGCCGCTTCGGCATGACCCTGGCGGAGGCCATCAAGGTCGCCAGCCGAGGCCGCTATGGTGGATTGACGACCGAGATCAGGCGCATGGCGGCTCAGATCGACTGGGGAGTGCCCGCCGCCGAGGCGATAAGGTTGTTCTCTGAGCGCGTCGACACCCCTCTGGTTCGAAGGATGATGGCCATCATCATCAAGGCCAACGACGCGGGGGGAAACGTGGCGGACGTCCTTACCATGGTCGCCCACGATTCCCGTGAGGCGATGCTCGCCCAGGAGGAGCGCAGGATCGCCATGGCCACCTACACGGTCGTCATCTATGTCTCGTTCATGGTGTTCATCGCCACCATATTCATCCTCAACACCACCTTTCTGCCCAAGATGCTGGAAGCGGGCAGTCAAGTGTCGAAGGGGGCGGAGGCAGCGGGCATCACCAACATGCCGGCCACCATCAAGACCGACATCATCCCTACCGTCCAGTTCATATTCGTGGTCGCGGTGATAATCCATGCCTTCGGTGACGGCATCCTGGCAGGGGTTTTGCAGGATGGCAGGATACAGAACGGCATGAGACATAGTTTCATCATGCTGCTGGTGGGCTTGATTGGCACACGGTTGATAGGGTGA